The DNA window ACTCGCCGAAGAACTTCAGTTTGCACGAGCCGGTGGGGCCACCACGGTGCTTGCCGATGATGATCTCGGCCAGGCCCTTGTCCGGCGAATTTTCCTTGTTGTAGTAATCGTCGCGGTAGATGAAGACGATCATGTCCGCATCCTGCTCGATTGCGCCCGATTCGCGAAGGTCGGCCATCACCGGGCGCTTGTCGGTACGCGTTTCCAGCGAGCGGTTGAGCTGGGACAGCGCGATGACCGGCACGTGCAGTTCCTTGGCCAGGCCCTTCAACGAACGCGAGATCTCGGAAATTTCGGTCGCGCGGTTTTCGCTGTTGCCCGGCACGCTCATCAGCTGCAGGTAGTCGATCACGATCAGGCCCAGGTCGTGCTCGCGCTTGAGGCGGCGGCACTTGGAACGCAGGATCTCCGGCGACACGCCCGGCGTATCGTCGATGAAGATCTTGGTTTCCTTCAGCATCTTGATCGCACCGGTCACCCGGCTCCAGTCCTCGTCCTCCAGCTGGCCGGTACGCAGGCGCTGCGCGTTGATGCGGCCATTGGAGGAGATCAGGCGCATCGCCAGCTGCGATGCGGACATTTCCATCGAGAACACCGCCACGCCCTTCTTCGACTTGATCGCCGCGTACTCGGCGATGTTCAGGGCGAAGGTGGTCTTGCCCATCGCAGGACGCGCGGCAAGGATGATCAGGTCGGTCGGCTGCAGGCCGGCGGTCATCGCATCGAAATCGGTGTAGCCGGTCGGCAGGCCGGTGATGTTGCCGCCATTCTCGAAGCGGTTGCGCAGCTCTTCGAACGCGTCCTTCAACGCACCGGGCATGGCCACGAAGTCGGTACGGCCGCGCGCGCCCTGTTCGGCAATGGCGAACACGCTCTTTTCCGCAGCGGACAGCAGCTCGCTGCTGTCGCGGCCCTCGGGCTGGAAACCATCGTTGACGATGTCGGTGCCGACCTGGATCAGCTGCCGCAGCACCGCCTTGTCGCGCACGATCTCCGCATAGGCCACGATGTTGGCCGCCGACGGCGTGGTGCTGGCCAGTTCGATCAGATAGGCGCCATCGCCCACCAGCTCCATCTTGCCCTGCGATTCGAACCACTCGCCCAGGGTCACCGCATCGAACGGGCGCTCGCGCTCGGACAGCTCGCGGATCGCCCGGTAGATCATCTGGTGGTCGCGGCGGTAGAAGTCACCCTCGGTCAGCTGGTCGTTGACCCGGTCGTAGGCGTCCGGTGCCAGCATCAGGCCGCCCAGCACCGCCTGTTCGGCCTCCACCGAGTGCGGCGGCACGCGCAACTGGTCGATACGCGATTCATCGCGATCGCGATCGAAGCCTTCGCCGCGCTCTCTGCGGTTGGAACGGAAGCCGGAACGGGCGGACATGCTGCGGTGTTTCCTGCGAAAGGGGCCAGACCAGTGTAGGCATGCGCCGACCCCGGCGGCCATGGACAAATCTGTGGATAAGCCGTGGAAGAACGGGGGATATCCGCCTGAGCCTGTCCAGACTGGCACGGAGGCGTCGCATTGCCTGCGACGGGCGTCGTTGCGACGCCCGCAGCGGAGCATTATCGCAGATGGCGACCGCGGCCGCTGGCGTCAATCGCCCTTGGCATGTACCGCGATCAGCGCCAGGAACCGGTCCACATAGCCCTGCAGGAATTTCTGCGTGCCCTCATTGTGGATCGTGCCGTCGGCATCGATCAGGCCATCCTTGAAGTGGATGAACGCCTCGGGCTGGCCAAGCACGTGCATGTCCAGGAAGGCCAGGCTGTTGCGCAGGTGCTGCTGGGCCACCGCCGTGCCGATCTGGCCGAGGGAGGCGCCGATCACGGCCGCTGGCTTGCCGGCGAAGGCGCTGTCGCCGTAGGGGCGCGAGCCGATGTCGATCGCATTCTTCAACACACCGGGCACGGAACGGTTGTACTCAGGGGTAACGAACAGCACGGCGTCGGCGGCACGCACCTGGTCTTTCAGGCGCGTGCCCTGCGCCGGGTAGCTGGCGTCGAAATCCTGGTCGTACAGCGGCAGGTCGCCGATCTGCACGTACTGGAAGCGCGCCTTGTCACCGGCCAGCTTCTCCAGCGCGTGCGCCAGCTTGCGGTTGCAGGACTCTTTGCGCAGGCTGCCGACGAAAACGGCAATGGTGGGGACGGACATCAGGACATACTCCTCACGGTGCGGAAGAGCCAGCCTAGCGGCCGCGCCCTTCCCCACCGGTGAAGATCAGCCGCGCTGTACGCCTGCGCGCACCTGCCGCCAATGGTCCTGCCAGGCCTGGAACATCAGCACGTTCCACAGGTGCGTGTGCCACTTGCGCTGGCCACCCAGGAACTGCTGCCACAGCGGCTGCACGGCCGCAGCCGACAGCACGCCCTCGCGTTCCAGCCGCGCCGGCTGCAGCAGCTCGTCCGCCCAGGGCTTCAGATCGCCCTTCAGCCAATCACTGACCGGCGCGCCGAATCCCCGCTTGGGCCGGTGCACCATCGACTGCGGCACGTACCGCCCCAGCACGCGCTTGAGCAGCACCTTGCTGGTCGATTCACTGCGCTTGAAGCCCAGCGGCAGCGACCACGCGAATTCGGCCACGCGCCAGTCCAGCAAGGGCGCGCGCGCCTCCAGGCTGACCGCCATCGAGGTACGGTCGACCTTGCACAGCAGGTCGTCGGGCAGATAGCTGACGAAGTCGGCCAGCATCATCGCGTCGGCCGGCGTACCGGCACCATGCAGCGGATCGGCCAGATCGTAGAAGCTGCCCGCCTCGCGTGCACCGATCACCGCCGCCGCCGGATCGCGCCAGCGCGAAATGCGGTTGCGATACACATCGCCGATGCCGCGCGCGCCGGTTTCGGCCAGCAACGCGGCCAACCCGCCGGTGCGCGACGCTTCACCCTGCTGGTGTGCACGCGCGCCCATCCAGCGCCGCAGCGGCGCTGGCACCCGTCCCAGCATCTGCCAGTTGCGCAGCGCGCGTACATAGCGGGTATAGCCGAAAAACAGTTCATCGCCACCGTCACCGGACAACGCGACGGTCACGCCCTGCCGGGCGAGGCGGGCGACCAGCGCGGTCGGCACCTGCGAGGCATCGGCAAAGGGTTCATCGAACATTGCCGGCAGCTGCGGCACCACCGCCAGCGCATCGGCGCCGCTGACGTACAGTTCGGTGTGATCGCAGCCAAGATGGGTGGCCACTTCCCTGGCCAACGGCGCCTCGTCGTGGTGGGAGCCGCTGAAGCCGATGCTGAAGCTGTGCACCGGCTGCCCGCTCTGCGCCTGCATCAGCGCCGCCACCAGCGACGAATCGGTGCCGCCGGACAGGAACACGCCCACCGGCACATCGGCCACCATGCGCAGCGCCACCGCATCCCGCAGCAGGCCATCCAGCTGCTCCTCGGCCTCCTCGATGCGGTCCTGGAACGGCGCGGCCAGTGCAGCCTGCATGCGCGCACGCGCGTCCCAGTACGGACGCTGTGCCTGCTCTGGGCGATGGGCGCTGGCCCCTGCCGCCACCGCCGCCGCATCCAGCCGCAGCACGCGGCCGGGCATCAGCTTGTAGCAGCGCTGGTGGATGCTGTGCGGTGCGGGGATGTAGTCCAGCCGCAGCAGCAGCGTCAGCGCATCGCGGTCGATATCGTTGTCGAAATCCGGGTGCTGCCACAGCGCCTTCAGCTCGGAGCCGAACACCAGCGCATCACCGGCCCAGCCG is part of the Stenotrophomonas lactitubi genome and encodes:
- a CDS encoding replicative DNA helicase; its protein translation is MSARSGFRSNRRERGEGFDRDRDESRIDQLRVPPHSVEAEQAVLGGLMLAPDAYDRVNDQLTEGDFYRRDHQMIYRAIRELSERERPFDAVTLGEWFESQGKMELVGDGAYLIELASTTPSAANIVAYAEIVRDKAVLRQLIQVGTDIVNDGFQPEGRDSSELLSAAEKSVFAIAEQGARGRTDFVAMPGALKDAFEELRNRFENGGNITGLPTGYTDFDAMTAGLQPTDLIILAARPAMGKTTFALNIAEYAAIKSKKGVAVFSMEMSASQLAMRLISSNGRINAQRLRTGQLEDEDWSRVTGAIKMLKETKIFIDDTPGVSPEILRSKCRRLKREHDLGLIVIDYLQLMSVPGNSENRATEISEISRSLKGLAKELHVPVIALSQLNRSLETRTDKRPVMADLRESGAIEQDADMIVFIYRDDYYNKENSPDKGLAEIIIGKHRGGPTGSCKLKFFGEYTRFDNLAHDSVGSFE
- a CDS encoding NADPH-dependent FMN reductase; amino-acid sequence: MSVPTIAVFVGSLRKESCNRKLAHALEKLAGDKARFQYVQIGDLPLYDQDFDASYPAQGTRLKDQVRAADAVLFVTPEYNRSVPGVLKNAIDIGSRPYGDSAFAGKPAAVIGASLGQIGTAVAQQHLRNSLAFLDMHVLGQPEAFIHFKDGLIDADGTIHNEGTQKFLQGYVDRFLALIAVHAKGD
- the asnB gene encoding asparagine synthase (glutamine-hydrolyzing) is translated as MCGLAGMLLPAAQTPAEVLQAQALAMGQALHHRGPDDGGTWVDAAAGIALAHRRLSILDLSPLGHQPMASADGRYVMAYNGEVYNFAELRAELEPLGHAFRGHSDTEVLLAAILQWGVEDTLQRANGMFAIALWDRQEQCLWLARDRVGKKPLYYGWAGDALVFGSELKALWQHPDFDNDIDRDALTLLLRLDYIPAPHSIHQRCYKLMPGRVLRLDAAAVAAGASAHRPEQAQRPYWDARARMQAALAAPFQDRIEEAEEQLDGLLRDAVALRMVADVPVGVFLSGGTDSSLVAALMQAQSGQPVHSFSIGFSGSHHDEAPLAREVATHLGCDHTELYVSGADALAVVPQLPAMFDEPFADASQVPTALVARLARQGVTVALSGDGGDELFFGYTRYVRALRNWQMLGRVPAPLRRWMGARAHQQGEASRTGGLAALLAETGARGIGDVYRNRISRWRDPAAAVIGAREAGSFYDLADPLHGAGTPADAMMLADFVSYLPDDLLCKVDRTSMAVSLEARAPLLDWRVAEFAWSLPLGFKRSESTSKVLLKRVLGRYVPQSMVHRPKRGFGAPVSDWLKGDLKPWADELLQPARLEREGVLSAAAVQPLWQQFLGGQRKWHTHLWNVLMFQAWQDHWRQVRAGVQRG